Proteins encoded by one window of Lawsonibacter asaccharolyticus:
- a CDS encoding transketolase pyridine binding domain protein produces the protein MAEVVVGNCPVPMEIVGIQDRFGESGDPELIYKDHGMDVDSIVAKAKALVARKGLKETGTSDRALSLPEVQKM, from the coding sequence GTGGCTGAGGTGGTGGTGGGCAACTGCCCCGTACCCATGGAGATCGTGGGCATCCAGGACCGCTTTGGTGAGTCCGGCGACCCGGAGCTGATCTACAAGGACCACGGCATGGACGTGGACTCCATCGTGGCCAAGGCCAAGGCTCTGGTGGCCCGGAAGGGTTTAAAAGAGACAGGCACTTCGGACAGGGCGCTGTCCCTGCCCGAAGTGCAGAAAATGTGA